In Triticum aestivum cultivar Chinese Spring chromosome 5B, IWGSC CS RefSeq v2.1, whole genome shotgun sequence, the following proteins share a genomic window:
- the LOC123117338 gene encoding G-type lectin S-receptor-like serine/threonine-protein kinase SD2-5: protein MGSASFFFVVLAAAALWLAVQSLDCGDYSDEVLSINYSAFLSTEWINKELSPSEVFRYKDGTTVRPILLRSTRVGGRFHRWSFGAGFFCASPCDLFVFSVFIVTNCGLSDTVFGTSEPQIVWSANRASPVRENATIELTTHGDLVLRDADGTRVWSSGTSGKSVAGMEIRKHGNLVMFDQKNVIVWQSFDHPTDSLVPGQSLMEGMRLTPNRSATNSTKNQFYVTVLGDGLYGYVESTPPQLYFSYPPMKDVKTVSDPTKATFQNGSLRIIVQKETAEYLAFIYYIKLPTSQFSQYMRLESDGHLRLHQWSDDENQWLESDVMEMMSGDCAYPKVCGEYGICTNGQCTCPHESNTNSNYFKPVDDRKANLGCKPLNPISCQDMQHHELLMLTDVSYFDNSHAVVNLTNRNDCKQACLKKCSCRAVMFRYGQNDSNGECFWVTKVFSLQSIKPEAAHYNSTAYLKVHLSPSRRYNSTAYSNSSSAPTPNKRKVILAITVPTTSILVLLLIVAILYLQRKRKYEDSDEDSEFDNLSSGMPLRFSFEKLRECTKGFSQKLGGGGFGSVFEGKLDEERVAVKRLEGARQGKKEFLAEVETIGSIEHINLIKLIGFCVEKSQRLLVYEYMSRGSLDRWIYNCHNNAPFDWCTRCRIILDIAKGLCYLHEGCRRKIAHLDIKPQNILLDENFSAKVADFGLSKLIDRDQSKVVTMMRGTPGYLAPEWLTSQITEKVDVYSFGVVILEIISGRKSIDHSRPEENVHIIYLLQEKARNNQWIDLIENNSDDMVSRQEEVIQMMKLAMWCLQNDSSHRPSMSTVIKVLEGTISVEADIIQSFLNANSAMSVQDKPYPYSVREASILSGPR, encoded by the exons ATGGGTTCTGCCAGTTTCTTCTTCGTCGTGCTTGCAGCTGCAGCATTGTGGCTGGCCGTGCAGAGCCTCGACTGTGGTGACTACTCGGATGAAGTTCTGTCGATCAATTACAGCGCCTTCCTGTCAACAGAGTGGATCAATAAAGAACTCTCCCCCTCGGAAGTATTCAGGTACAAGGACGGTACAACCGTGCGCCCCATCCTCCTCCGTTCGACAAGGGTTGGTGGGCGCTTTCATCGGTGGTCTTTTGGCGCAGGGTTCTTCTGCGCCTCCCCCTGCGACCTCTTCGTCTTCTCTGTCTTCATTGTAACCAACTGTGGCCTCTCTGACACTGTATTTGGCACGTCAGAACCACAGATTGTGTGGTCAGCCAACAGGGCTAGCCCTGTCAGGGAGAACGCCACCATTGAGCTTACTACGCATGGCGACCTGGTCCTCCGTGATGCCGACGGGACGAGGGTCTGGTCAAGTGGCACTTCAGGAAAATCCGTGGCTGGCATGGAGATCAGGAAGCACGGCAACCTGGTGATGTTTGATCAGAAGAATGTCATTGTGTGGCAGTCATTTGACCATCCGACTGATTCATTGGTCCCCGGGCAATCACTTATGGAAGGTATGAGGCTCACACCTAATAGATCTGCAACAAATTCGACTAAGAATCAGTTTTATGTGACCGTGCTCGGAGATGGATTATACGGTTATGTCGAATCCACACCACCACAACTCTACTTCTCATATCCACCGATGAAAGATGTTAAAACTGTGAGTGATCCAACAAAGGCTACATtccagaatggcagccttcgtatCATTGTACAGAAGGAGACAGCTGAGTACTTGGCTTTTATTTATTATATCAAGCTGCCAACATCTCAATTCAGTCAGTATATGAGATTAGAGTCTGATGGGCACCTAAGGCTGCATCAATGGTCTGATGATGAAAATCAGTGGCTTGAGTCTGATGTAATGGAG ATGATGTCTGGTGATTGTGCTTACCCAAAAGTGTGCGGGGAGTACGGGATATGCACAAATGGGCAGTGCACCTGTCCTCATGAGAGTAATACTAATTCAAACTACTTCAAGCCAGTAGATGACCGGAAAGCAAATCTTGGTTGTAAGCCACTAAATCCAATCTCTTGTCAGGACATGCAACATCATGAGCTCTTAATGCTTACAGATGTTTCCTATTTTGATAATAGCCATGCCGTTGTGAATTTAACAAACAGAAATGATTGTAAGCAAGCCTGCTTGAAGAAGTGCTCCTGCAGGGCTGTTATGTTCAGGTATGGCCAGAACGATTCCAATGGTGAATGTTTCTGGGTAACAAAGGTTTTCTcgttgcaatcaataaaacctgAAGCTGCTCATTACAACTCCACTGCTTATCTCAAGGTGCACCTTAGCCCCTCCAGACGTTACAACTCTACTGCATACTCCAACTCCAGTTCTGCTCCCACTCCAAACAAAAGGAAGGTCATTTTAGCAATTACAGTTCCAACAACAAGTATTCTTGTATTACTTCTCATTGTTGCCATTCTTTATCTGCAAAGGAAGAGGAAGTATGAAGACAGCGATGAAGACTCTGAATTTGATAATTTATCATCAGGAATGCCATTGAGGTTTTCTTTTGAGAAGTTGAGAGAATGCACCAAAGGTTTCAGTCAAAAACTCGGGGGAGGTGGATTCGGTTCTGTTTTTGAAGGGAAACTGGATGAAGAGAGAGTTGCAGTGAAACGTTTGGAAGGTGCTAGACAAGGAAAGAAAGAATTCTTGGCCGAGGTTGAAACTATTGGCAGCATTGAACACATCAATCTTATCAAGCTTATTGGCTTCTGTGTAGAGAAATCTCAGAGGCTTCTGGTATATGAATATATGTCGAGAGGGTCACTTGATAGGTGGATCTACAACTGTCATAATAATGCCCCTTTTGATTGGTGCACCCGATGTAGGATTATTCTAGATAttgccaagggcctatgttatctTCATGAAGGGTGCAGGCGAAAAATCGCTCATTTGGACATCAAACCACAAAACATTCTTTTAGACGAGAACTTCAGTGCCAAAGTGGCTGATTTTGGACTATCTAAGTTAATAGACAGGGATCAAAGCAAGGTAGTGACAATGATGAGAGGAACACCTGGGTATCTGGCGCCTGAATGGTTAACATCGCAAATCACTGAAAAAGTCGATGTGTACAGCTTTGGAGTTGTTATCTTGGAAATAATAAGTGGAAGAAAAAGTATTGACCATTCTCGGCCCGAGGAGAATGttcatattatttatttattacaagAAAAGGCTCGAAACAATCAGTGGATTGATCTGATCGAAAATAATAGTGATGATATGGTCTCACGCCAGGAGGAAGTGATTCAAATGATGAAACTTGCAATGTGGTGCCTGCAGAATGACAGCAGCCATAGGCCTTCCATGTCAACGGTGATCAAGGTGTTGGAAGGTACTATAAGCGTTGAAGCTGACATAATTCAGAGCTTTCTCAATGCAAACTCTGCCATGTCTGTTCAAGATAAGCCATACCCATATTCGGTTCGTGAAGCATCTATCTTATCTGGCCCACGGTGA